From the Halodesulfovibrio sp. MK-HDV genome, the window ATATAAGTATTCCGCTGAAGATTTTTGGGAAATATTAATACTTCATTCCCTCATGGATCTTTCATTAGATGAAGCTTCTGATGAGTTGAATAAATTACTTTGGCAGAAGGAAAATGCCACCCGTCGCAGGAAAATTCAACCGAGACAATTTTTAGGAGAACTTGTACGGCGGGAAAGAAAGTGCCCTAATGGAGATCAAGTACGCAAATATCGGCAATCACTCCCACTTTGGATATTAAATAGATTAAATGATATGATATTTGATGCCCAACTCAATTATGCTCTTCAAAATGGATTTATTTCCCATCAAATTGACTTGTTAATTGATAATACTGATCAATGGTACTATGGATCAGAGCGATTTCCTCAAAATCCATTCCTTACAAAAGGTTATAATGGCCCTGGCACATCTCGTAAACGAAATTATCTTGGTCTGATGATAAAAAGCAAAGGAACCAGCTTATTTGTTGGAATTCATCTCATTAAAAGAAAGCACTCAAATGTCCCAAAAATCCTTCATTGCATTGATAGAATAATTCAACATGGGTTTAATGTTAGAGCTGTGATAGGTGATCGATGGTTCCCGACCTATGAATTATTGTCCGAATTAAATCCGCGTGGGATCCATTATATTGGCCCCTATCGAAAGTGGAAGCCAATTAAACGGCTTTTAGAACGTTATTTAAAAAAAGATATTCACTATATTCAATCATACATCGTTCGAGGCGCACCAAAGAAATTTTATCACTTGCCAGGGATCCACGTGTGGTTAATTTTTACCAATCGACAAGGTCGGCGGTTACGGGATATTCGACAGGATTTCAAACAAAGAAGGATTGATTTAACTGAAGCAATGAAGGAAATAATGGTGATGATGACTACAAAGCCTCCACCTAGATGCAAAAAGGCTCAACAAGGTTGGGCTTCAAGTATTTGTCAAAAATATGATCGTCGGTGGCAAATTGAGACTGGTTTTCGGGATATAAATCGACTTGGTCCGCCATCCAATGCACATACAAATGCCCGGAAATTAACAATGCGTTCAGTTCAATACTGGCTTTATAATGCATGGCAAATTGAGAAAGCTCGAAGGAGGCGACAACATAATATGTTAAAAAGTTGGAAACGAGGCCCTACCCTTCGACAATTCTCATTTATTCAAACTCAACTTCGGTTAGTGGAGAAGAAAATTTAAAACAAGTTCAAATGCAAGAAATCTACTTTAATCAACCCAAAATAAATGGAGGAAATAAGAAAAATTTAAATTAATCATTCACTGATTTTAGATTTCAGAGAATTTAATTTATCTGTACATTTCATTAAAATCTCCACATAAGTTACAATTGAAATCATTTTAGCTTTAAGATCTTTAACTTGATAATTCAAATGCAAGAAATCTACTTTAATCAACCCAAAATAAATGGAGGAAATAAG encodes:
- a CDS encoding transposase — translated: MQSVTTSRLEFPLHPAEESCPYDYWLPWLKNLALEIINQTHLSKRKGYKYSAEDFWEILILHSLMDLSLDEASDELNKLLWQKENATRRRKIQPRQFLGELVRRERKCPNGDQVRKYRQSLPLWILNRLNDMIFDAQLNYALQNGFISHQIDLLIDNTDQWYYGSERFPQNPFLTKGYNGPGTSRKRNYLGLMIKSKGTSLFVGIHLIKRKHSNVPKILHCIDRIIQHGFNVRAVIGDRWFPTYELLSELNPRGIHYIGPYRKWKPIKRLLERYLKKDIHYIQSYIVRGAPKKFYHLPGIHVWLIFTNRQGRRLRDIRQDFKQRRIDLTEAMKEIMVMMTTKPPPRCKKAQQGWASSICQKYDRRWQIETGFRDINRLGPPSNAHTNARKLTMRSVQYWLYNAWQIEKARRRRQHNMLKSWKRGPTLRQFSFIQTQLRLVEKKI